The following proteins are co-located in the Solanum pennellii chromosome 1, SPENNV200 genome:
- the LOC107013120 gene encoding protein DMR6-LIKE OXYGENASE 2-like: protein MKSVKLVSELPNLKAVPRNYYVDNHLKYSSSSIIDTNHDDSLIPIIDFSLLSSKDPYQHSKVIQQLGRACQQWGFFMVVNHGIEESLMKELIGVIKEFFLMGEEDKWRYKGEKVFDPIKYGTSFNCTSNHDITTTSYWRDYLKLSIHPQLHCPDQPNNLREVLGEYGEKSRKVARKLLSGISESLGLEEELMNKSLDLDSGYEVFVANYYPACPQPELVMGLPPHSDFGLLTFLIQNDVGGLQIQHNGKWININPIPNSILVNTGDHLEIFTNGKYKSVLHRAVVNKMERISIGIANCPAMNATVSPAASPLIQNERFPPLYLPKKYSEYVEMQQTNPLDGKSCLDKIKINSPPLK, encoded by the exons ATGAAAAGCGTGAAATTAGTATCTGAGTTGCCCAATTTAAAAGCAGTACCTCGTAATTACTATGTTGATAATCATCTtaaatattcatcatcatcCATTATTGACACTAATCATGATGATTCATTAATCCCCATCATTGATTTTTCCCTCCTTTCCTCAAAAGACCCTTATCAACACTCCAAAGTCATTCAACAACTTGGTAGAGCTTGTCAACAATGGGGATTTTTCATG GTTGTGAACCATGGTATAGAAGAAAGTTTGATGAAGGAGTTGATTGGGGTGATAAAAGAATTTTTCTTAATGGGAGAGGAGGACAAATGGAGATACAAAGGGGAAAAAGTGTTTGATCCAATAAAGTATGGAACTAGCTTTAATTGTACTTCTAATCACGACATCACTACTACTTCTTATTGGAGAGATTACCTTAAACTCTCTATTCATCCTCAACTTCATTGCCCCGACCAACCCAATAATTTgag AGAAGTTTTGGGTGAGTATGGTGAGAAATCGAGAAAAGTGGCAAGAAAATTACTATCAGGAATATCAGAAAGCTTAGGATTGGAAGAAGAGTTGATGAATAAATCACTTGATCTGGACTCGGGTTACGAGGTGTTTGTTGCAAATTATTATCCAGCATGTCCACAGCCCGAACTTGTAATGGGCCTTCCACCCCATTCTGATTTTGGACTTTTAACTTTTCTTATACAAAATGATGTTGGAGGATTACAAATACAACACAATGGAAAATGGATCAACATCAATCCCATTCCCAACTCTATTTTGGTTAACACTGGCGATCATCTCGAG ATATTTACGAATGGAAAGTACAAGAGTGTTTTGCACCGAGCGGTAGTGAACAAAATGGAAAGGATATCTATAGGAATTGCAAATTGCCCAGCTATGAATGCCACAGTGAGTCCAGCTGCTTCACCTCTAATCCAAAATGAGAGGTTTCCACCACTTTATCTACCCAAGAAATACAGTGAATATGTGGAGATGCAGCAGACAAATCCACTTGATGGAAAGTCATGTTTGGACAAAATCAAGATTAATTCACCaccattaaaataa